Below is a genomic region from Brassica oleracea var. oleracea cultivar TO1000 chromosome C9, BOL, whole genome shotgun sequence.
GGAAATTACGTTGTCCACCGAAAATCAAGCATTTTTCTGGAAAATCGTATCAGGGTGTATACCGGTAAAGAAAAATTTAAGCAGCAAAGGAATTTAAGGCGATATATGTTGTGCTCGTTGTGGAAAACCAGAAGAATCAGTGAACCATGTGTTCTTTGAATGTCCATCGGCGATCCAAGTTTGGGCACTATCACGAATCTCGTCGAATCCATATATTTTTCCAACACCATCACTCTTCACAAATATGAACTATTTGTTTTGGAGAGTTACTCCGCAGATGAAAGATTATCAATTTGCATGTATCTTATGGTATATCTGGAAAGAGAGGAATAACAATTTTTTTAACAACATAGATGTTGATCCTAGAGATATTTTTAAGCTGACAAAAACGGAATCATTACTTTGGGTTGATACACAAACTACAATTATACAAAGGATTACCCAAAGTAGGGTGAATTCAAAGACGAATAGCCTTGCACGCAATGATAGGAAACAACCGATATTTGTCATCCATATGGATTTAGAGCTACCAAATTGGTTTGCAGAGTCGTCATGAGTCTATGTGTTTGCTGACGACAAAAATAATTATTTACTGTAACTTATTTGATGTAACTTTGTAAAGCATTATTTTTATTTTTTTTTTCTCTGGAAATAAAAATTTGTTATATATTAATTCTCTAGAAAAAAGTTTTGCTATAACATTTTTTGAAAAAGAAAGTAAATTTGATTGTTTGACATATAAGACTTTCGACTAAATTTTAGATGTGCAGAACACCAAGGCAAGAACCCCAGTATCTGATTCTAATTATTCAAACGAGATATAAAATGTCAAATACGTTTTCCAAGTGAGAAGGGATCCAGTAATAAATCAAGAACCATTGATGAATGCCAAACCATAATCAAAGGTGTAAAGAGCCCAAACTAGAATAAAATAAAATAAAAGAGGGTAAATTAAAAAGTCTGGTACGGGACCCACATGAGCCCAGAACGATGAAGGACCCTGTCGTTTCAAGTCGTTTTTAAAAGGAGGAGACGTTCAGGTTTGCAACAGAAGCTCGCTTCACCTGCATAGTTCTCTCTCTCTCTGGTGTGTGTGATCGAGTGGTGAAACGACTGAGGGAGACGCCGTTTTGGACACCTCCGTGAACGAAGGAGAGAGATGTCAGGTCTCGAGGATATCAAGAACGAAACTGTTGATCTGGTATGGTTTCGTTTCCTAATTTTCTCTTTTAATCGATTGTTTTGTGATTGATCATGCACTCAAAGTGTTCGACGATTTGCTTGACTGAGAGAATAGATCTGTTTCGTTTCCTTGTTGCATGATTGTTGTTAAGATCTCTCTTTCCATGATTTCGTTGTCTGATGATTCTTATTCTTGAATTGGATACTAATTTTTTTTCTTTTTAATTTTGGGAAGTTTTCGAAACGATTTTCAGATGATTTTAGTTGCTATTTTCAAGGATCCTGATTTTCAATAAAATTTTTTTTTTTTTGATAAAGATAAAAACTTGAGAATTTTTAGGGAAACTGATCATAAAAGACATGAACTTTATTCGAGATTTAAGGTAAAAAACTAAACTTTATTCGAGATTTAATTAGACCCTAAAACAAAGCACAGTTCTTACTGTTCATCAAGAAAAAAGTTGATCCACGCAAAACTGTACACATGGGAAGACACTGATCTTAAAAAAAAAAACAGATAAGAAAGAAAAACAGAGCGTCTTTTAGTGGTGAAGCTAAGCTACGTCGCAATAAAGTCTTTATATTAATTAAAAGGTTTATTTTATTTTGCTTGTGAAAGACTCTTTATTTATTTATTTATTTTTTATTTATACCTTTTCTGAAAACCAGCTCCTAAAATATTCTATCTTCCACCCATAAAATTACAATAGTTCTTAATTTTTTTTTATAATTTTGGTTCTCGACGAGTTTTAGAAAATTTTTGGACAAAAAAAAAAAGGAAATTTAGAAATTTTAGAATTTTATGTACCCTACGATTGTTTTAGCTTCTTTAACTTTTAGCAAAACGTTATTAAAACGAACGCTACTTTGAATTGCCTCGTAGACTGTAAAAATCAATTCGTTTTTGAGTTTAGTTGTCGGTGGTTTGATGACTGAAATACCCTTAACCGGACCTTGGCTTTCACGCCGGAAAGTAGCCACCTTTCGTGGAGGGAATCACGAGTCGCGTGTGTTACACGTCTCTAAACATGTGCATTGTTAGTATTAGTAGTCGGCGTGGTGGTGGTCCCCTGCTTCCTCCACTGCCAGATTCCTTTTACCTTTCATTGTCAGTAACTTGAGTCAACGCCACTTCTTGAGATTTGTATGAAACTATTGAAGTTTTGACTTTTTTTTTTTACAGTTTTATGCTTTGTTTGAAGATGTTACACCAATCCTTTGTATGATGAATTACTGATTGAAACTTGGTTGGATTTTCAGGAGAAAATTCCGATCGAGGAAGTTTTCCAGCAGCTAAAATGTACAAGGGAAGGGTTGACGACGCAGGAAGGGGAGGACAGGATTCAGATATTTGGCCCCAACAAGCTCGAAGAGAAGAAGGTTTGAGTTTGACTTAAGCATTAGTTAGTTGTCTTCTGATATTAGAAAGCTTTTGGTTTTGTAGGGAACTCACGAGCTTAAATCTTTTCATTGAAAATAAACAGGAAAGCAAAATTCTCAAGTTTCTGGGGTTCATGTGGAATCCGCTTTCATGGGTTATGGAAGCTGCGGCCATCATGGCCATTGCTTTGGCCAATGGTGATGGCAGACCTCCGGATTGGCCAGATTTTGTTGGTATCATCTGTCTGCTTGTTATCAACTCCACAATCAGTTTCATTGAAGAAAACAATGCCGGAAATGCTGCAGCTGCTCTCATGGCTGGTCTTGCTCCTAAAACCAAGGTAATGTGTTGAACAATGCTGTGACCTTGTTATTGTACATGACGAGCTTAACCTATCTGTTTGTTTTCTTTTGTTGTGATGTTTCTGTTTCTCAGGTGCTTAGGGATGGAAAATGGAGTGAACAAGAGGCTGCTATTCTTGTCCCAGGTGATATTGTTAGCATTAAACTTGGAGACATTATCCCAGCGGACGCTCGTCTTCTTGAAGGTGATCCTTTAAAGGTTGATCAGTCTGCTCTAACTGGAGAGTCCCTTCCTGTGACAAAGCACCCGGGGCAAGAAGTTTTCTCTGGTTCAACTTGTAAACAAGGAGAAATCGAAGCTGTTGTTATAGCTACAGGAGTTCACACCTTCTTTGGTAAAGCTGCTCACCTTGTGGACAGCACTAACCAAGTTGGGCACTTCCAGAAAGTTCTTACATCCATTGGAAACTTCTGCATCTGTTCAATCGCTATTGGTATCGTGATTGAAATAATCGTCATGTACCCTATTCAAAGGAGGAAGTACAGAGATGGTATTGACAACCTGTTGGTCCTCTTGATCGGTGGTATCCCCATTGCTATGCCAACGGTCTTGTCCGTGACTATGGCTATCGGGTCTCACAGGTTGTCTCAGCAGGGTGCCATTACCAAACGTATGACTGCCATAGAAGAAATGGCAGGAATGGATGTCCTGTGCAGTGACAAAACGGGGACACTAACCCTCAATAAATTGAGTGTGGATAAGAACTTGGTTGAAGTTTTCTGCAAGGGCGTAGAGAAAGACCAAGTCCTATTATTTGCAGCCATGGCTTCTAGGATTGAGAACCAGGATGCTATTGATGCAGCCATGGTTGGAATGCTTGCGGATCCAAAAGAGGTATAACCCTTTCTCGGTTTGAATTACTTCCGTAGGTTAGTGAGCATTTGAGAAAACAGTTTCTTATGTTCCACTTGGAATTTCGTAGGCACGAGCTGGAATCAGGGAGGTTCACTTCCTTCCATTCAACCCTGTGGACAAGAGAACGGCTTTGACTTACATCGATTCGGACGGTAACTGGCACAGAGTCAGCAAAGGTGCTCCCGAGCAGGTAATGAATCTTCGACTTTCCTCTGCAAATATTACTATATTCATTCATTCGGTCTACTAATTCAATTTTCCCACACAGATCCTCGACCTAGCCAATGCAAGGCCTGACCTGAGGAAGAAGGTTTTCGGTTGTATGGACAAGTACGCGGAGCGCGGTCTTAGGTCACTGGCAGTTGCTCGTCAGGTACTTATTTACCATTGTTCTTATGCCTTCAGACTTCTTTTGCCTTTTTGGCATGGAAACAAATGTTCAGCTGTTTGTTCTTATTCCTTTTTAGGTGGTCCCCGAGAAAACAAAAGAAAGTCTAGGTGCACCATGGGAATTTGTTGGCTTGTTGCCTCTTTTCGACCCTCCAAGACACGACAGTGCTGAAACCATTCGTAGGGCTTTGAATCTTGGTGTTAACGTTAAGATGATCACCGGTAACTATACTTATTCATCATCTTGTATTTCTTGGCTATTTAGATGTTTTCCCCTGACATGCGCTTTAACTACGTTGCAAGGTGACCAACTTGCTATCGGTAAGGAAACCGGTCGCAGGCTAGGAATGGGAACCAACATGTATCCGTCTGCCGCTCTTCTCGGTACTGACAAGGACTCGAACATTGCGTCCATTCCTGTTGAGGAGTTGATCGAGAAGGCTGATGGGTTTGCTGGCGTCTTTCCAGGTTATAACTTGCTTTCGATTTTAAACCTTAGTTAAAGAAGTTTTGTTATATTGATCCAAGCTTCTTATGTTTCTTATTGCAGAACACAAATACGAGATTGTGAAAAAGCTGCAAGAGAGGAAACACATTGTTGGAATGACTGGTGATGGTGTCAACGATGCTCCTGCTTTGAAGAAAGCTGACATTGGTATTGCGGTGGCCGATGCAACAGATGCTGCTCGTGGTGCTTCAGATATTGTTCTCACCGAACCTGGATTGAGTGTTATCATCAGTGCAGTGCTCACTAGTAGAGCTATCTTCCAGAGAATGAAGAACTATACCGTGAGCATTCTCTTAGTTATATTCTTATATTATACCCACTACTTCTGTTCCTTGGTAGAAACTAATTACTCTTTTTTCCTGCTTGTGACAGATTTATGCAGTCTCAATCACAATCCGTATTGTCGTAAGTAGACACCCCATTTATCTATCTCTTGTGTACCATGTTTTTTCTTTTGTATACTGATCATATTGCGTTACAATTTGCAGTTTGGTTTCATGCTTATTGCTCTGATATGGGAATTTGACTTCTCAGCTTTCATGGTTCTGATTATTGCCATCCTTAATGACGGTGAGCAAATGGCTTTAGTTTACTATATAGCCTCCTAATACTTTATATGCAGGATCTTATGTATATTTTTCTATCTTGTAGGTACTATCATGACAATCTCAAAGGACAGAGTTAAGCCATCTCCCACACCTGATAGCTGGAAGCTCAGAGAAATTTTCGCCACTGGAATTGTGTTGGGAGGTTACCAAGCTGTTATGAGTGTGATTTTCTTCTGGGCCATTCACAAGACTGACTTTTTCTCGGTAATCATCATCACCATCTCTCTTTTGTTTCTTTATTGGTAAAGGCGCTTCAGGTACTAATATAGATAAATATTGCCTGAGAAACTAAACTTCACTCTTTGATTTGCAGGACAAATTTGGTGTGAGGTCAATCAGGGACAACAACGATGAGCTAATGGGTGCTGTGTACCTACAAGTTAGTATCATCAGCCAAGCGCTTATCTTCGTCACGAGATCAAGGAGTTGGTCGTTCGTTGAACGTCCTGGGGCGCTTCTGATGATTGCCTTCGTCATTGCACAGCTTGTAAGAACAATCAAACACTCATCTTTTCAGGAATTCTATCTGGTACACTTTGAAGAAAAGAAATCCATTGAATGAATTCCATCTGACTCTTCTTCCCAAACGCAGGTTGCGACTTTGATAGCAGTGTATGCGGACTGGACATTTGCAAAGGTGAAGGGTATCGGTTGGGGATGGGCTGGTGTGATTTGGATTTACAGTATTGTAACATACTTCCCACAAGACCTTTTGAAGTTTGCCATTCGATACATTTTGAGTGGAAAGGCTTGGACCAGCATGTTTGACAACAGGGTACACACAAATAACTATCTCTCTCTCATCGCTTTTTACATCCTGATGGTAAATCTTATGCTAATTGTTTCTGCTGTTACTTTTAAACAGACTGCTTTCACTACCAAGAAAGATTACGGTATTGGAGAAAGAGAAGCCCAATGGGCACAAGCTCAGAGGACACTTCACGGTCTGCAGCCAAAAGAAGAAGTTAACATCTTCCCAGAGAAAGGAGGTTACAGAGAGCTGTCTGAGATTGCCGAGCAAGCCAAGAGAAGAGCCGAGATAGCTAGGTAAGTACTTGATCCAATCGATCTATATGGAAGAAACTGGAGTTTGCTTGATTCTGAGTAGTGAATGCTTTTGTTGTGACAGGCTTAGGGAGCTTCACACACTGAAGGGACATGTGGAATCTGTCGCAAAGCTAAAGGGCTTGGACATTGATACAGCAGGACATCACTACACCATGTAGTTATAGTTGCAGTTGCACAACACAGACTGTACCAAAACCAACCCATCATGACTCTTTTGTTTTTTTTTCTTTCTTCTTCTTCTTCACAAGTCTCTCTTTTTAAGATCGTAGTAGAGGGAAGAGAACTCTTTGTGTATTGTCATAACTCTTCCAAATAACTCTTTTCATTCTTAGTCTTTGTTCTTAAACTTCTACGTGGAGCTTTGCAAAATTTGCCTTTGAAGAAACAAGGCTCTCTCGCCTTGGTGTTTTGGCACTTTGGCTACCCCTTTTTTTTAATGGCCTAATGTGAGCTTATTAATTGTTACCACTGTCTCCGTTTCTCTTATATATTTGATCTTTATACCTAATATTTGAACAATGTTATTTAATTTAATCCTAAAATAAAAACATTGATCCTGTTTGAACAAAAAAAAAAAAAAAAGACGTCTATCATGTGAGAAGTGAGATACATTGAGATCGTAGTGGGGTTTAGGAAAAGTCAAGAGTGACTCAGAGCAAGCACATCAGTGAACCTCTCATTTTTATTATTTTAATGTTTTTATTTTTATGTTTTACGTAAAAAAAAATTAATATCTAGACCAATCGCGGATCAACATGTGTCGTGGGATCCGCGCTACAGTGCTTGACCCGATTCACTATGGTGAAACTGGAAGAGACAGGTTCATAAGTCACAATTATAATAATATTTTTTTTATATAGGAATGTGTGTGAACCTTGAATGATCCCTCAACGGAGACGCTCTCAATACACGTGCAAAGATATTGATGATGACTTCAAATCATACCACTTGCTCTTTGTAATCTGATAGGAACCAGTCATTATTTCTCGAATGTATTTCACTTTCTCTAAGCCTTGGAGTGTCATTTGGTACGAGTATCCTTTATTTTACTCGTGTGTTTGCACTGATGGTATTTTTTCCAACTTCTTTAGTTAATTATAACAAGAAAATAATAAAATATATTCATCAATAAGTGGAAGTATTCCAGACAAATTCATATACTGTGTCAATTATTATGATGTATATAAATATGAAACAAAAAATATTATATAGTTCACAAATGAAAAGGAAGTTAAAATCTCAATGTATACAGAAATGTCGAAAAGTCAGTCGGTGTTACATAATCAATTTTGTTTTGTTTATTTTGTATCTCTAAAATATAAACTACGATAAAGCTATATAAACTTTCTTGAGGAATTGGAAAGAAGACAAAACAAAGGATTTGGGTTACACATGCGTTTTTTGGATATATCACAAACAACAACAACTTTCACATCAACAATATGTGTAAACATATGATGATATGAACAAATAAACATATAACTTCTCATTGACCACACTTTCACACTTTATTCACTTATTCAACTTAGTACATCATATAGTTAAGCATAATAATATGTATATCCCAAGCGAGCTTCTAAATTTCATATTTATCAAAACTGAACTTTCAATATGTCAAAAAGGAGATGTAAAATCCCACACTACGTTATAAAATAAGAAGAAAAAAAGTTATATGTTCTTTCCTTGAGAAACAAATTTAAGGGCAAAAAAATTTATCTTTAAAAAAACATATGTAAAATTTTGAAATACAAAATATGTTATCCGTTATTACGGAAATATATCATTATAGATAATGATTGTATTTCCTATTCTTATATTGATTGTGATAATCTCTTCCGTTGTGATAAGGATGAAGATATCCTAGATAGATATGGTTTGGGTGTGTCCAGCCGACTTTGATATCGTTGTATATATACTCTTTGACGTGATCATAAATAAACAAGTTAGTTCGGTATCCAATTCTACATGGTATCAGAGCCTAGATCAGATTAACAAAATCAAAAGTGTTTCTGGTGTTCATAGTTTGAACAAATTTGTGGGTAGTAATGTCTGGAGAAGACTCTAGCAAATCTCACGATGTTTCGAGTTCTATGGTGAGGGCCAGCGATTCAAAGGAGATGACACCTGTCTCGCCATATACGCTTTACGGTTCTGACAATCCAAGAGCCCTGATTACTCCAGTCTCGTTGAACGGAGATAATTACAATCTTTGGGCTAGTGAGATGCTGAATGCACTTCAAGCCAAAAGAAAAGTGGGATTCATCAATGGAACCATGAAGACACCGTCAAGTGATAGTCCTGATTATGACAGTTGGGTTGCAGTGAACTCTATGGTCATAGGATGGATACGTTCGTCTATTGATCCTAAGGTCAAGTCGTCAGTTACGTTTGTCTCAGATGCAAGTCAGCTGTGGGCAGGGTTGAAGCAGCGTTTCTCTGTTGGAAACAAAGTGCGGATTCATCAGATAAAAGCTCAGCTGACGCAGTGTCGTCAAGAAGGTCAGACTGTTCTCGAATATTATGGACGTCTGTGTGTTTTGTGGGAGGAGTTTGCTGTGTATAGACCTCTTCCAGTGTGTTCCTGTGGAGCCGCTAGTGAGTTGTTGAAAGAACGAGATGATGATAAAGTACATCAGTTCATAATGGGACTTGACGATTCACGTTTTGGCTCTTTGTGCACTACTCTGATTGGAATGGATCCTTTACCGTCCATTGGAGAAGTGTACTCGAAGGTTATTAGAGAAGAGCAGAGATTGGGTGCGTCTCGAAGTCGTGAGGTGGTGCATCAAGATGCTGTTTGTTTCCTTGCTCGACAAGCAGATTCATCTTCGCACAGTGACAAGCAGAGTACTTCGAAGTCTGATTCCTCCATACTACGGAACAGAGATCGTGTTTTGTCTTGCTCTCATTGTGGTCGAAACGGTCACGAGAAGAAGGACTGTTGGGAACTTGTAGGTTTTCCAGAATGGTGGAATGAACGTTCAGAGCGTGGCTCAGCCGGTCGAGGTCATGGACGAGGAAATCGTGGTGGACGAGGCAGAGGACAAGTCAGCACAGCACATGCTACCAGCTCCAATTCTTCCTCGTTTCCTGAGTTCACACATGATCAGTGGAAGATTGTTTCTCAGATGATCCAAGAGAAATCAGGTGCAGACAAGTTATCTGGTAAGACAACGTTTGGTAATGTAATTCTCGATACCGGAGCCTCCCATCACATGACAGGAAACGTTTCTCTATTGCGTGATGTGGTCTCGATTTCACCATGTTCGGTTGGTTTTGCGGACGGTAGTAAGACGTTTGCATTGAGTATGGGAAAGTTACCCATCTCGGACAAGATATCATTGCATAACGTCCTCTATGTTCCATCGCTTAATTGCACTCTCATCTCAGTTTCGAAAATTCTCAAACAAACTGGGTGCTTTGCGATGTTTACTGATGCAGTTTGTGTTTTACAGGACCGTTTCTCGAGGACTCTGATTGGAACCGGTGAGGAGCGTGATGGGGTTTATTATTTAACGGATGTGGCTACAGCAAAGATTCACTTGGTAGACGCTTCTTCGGATCAGACATTGTGGCATCAACGTTTAGGACATCCTAGTTTTTCAGTTCTTTCAGCTTTACCTATGTTTTCATATGCTTCTGTTGGTTCTCACTCTTGTGATGTATGCTTTCGAGCAAAACAAACTCGAGAAGTTTTTCCAGATAGTTTTAATAAATCAGATGATTGTTTTTCACTCATACACGTTGACGTATGGGGACCATACCGAGTTCCATCCACATGTGGTGCAGTCTATTTTTTAACAATCGTAGATGATTTTTCTAGAGCAGTTTGGACATATCTCCTTCTCGCCAAATCTGAGGTCAGGAGTGTTCTTGTGAATTTTCTAGCGTATGCAGAAAAGCAGTTTGGGAAAACTGTGAAGATAGTTCGCAGCGATAATGGCACTGAGTTTATGTGTCTTTCGACATATTTTCGTGAGCATGGTATTGTTCATCAAACATCTTGTGTGGCTACACCTCAGCAGAACGGACGAGTTGAACGTAAACACAGACACATTCTTAACGTGTCTCGAGCCTTGATGTTTCAGGCTTGTCTGCCGGTTAAGTTTTGGGGTGAGGCAATTTTGACTGCTGCTCATTTGATTAATCGAACGCCGAGTTCTGTTCACAAAGGACGGTCTCCGTATGAGATTCTTCATAGTTGCAAACCAGACTACTCTAAGTTATGGGTGTTTGGCTCTGCCTGTTACGTACATCGAGTGGCCAGGAACAAAGACAAGTTCAGCGAACACAGTCGTTTATGTGTCTTTCTCGGTTATTCTTTTGGTAAAAAGGGTTATAAAGTTTTTGATATGGAAAGGAGTGAGATTCTTGTCTCACGAGATGTGGTCTTTCGAGAAGATGTTTTCCCCTACGCTGAGAAGATATCTACTCCACCAGTGGTATGTGTGCCAGGAGACGCCTGTGTAGACGAAGACTGGCAGTTTGAGGTACCTTCAGAGGACAGGGGGAGTGTTTCTCCAGTTTCTCCAGTTCCGGAGCCTCTTGAGTTGGTCGGACCTGTAGCAACAGAGTTGCCTGTTGTCCCTAGCTCATCTTCAGATGTTGTCGAGGAACCT
It encodes:
- the LOC106318109 gene encoding ATPase 1, plasma membrane-type-like, with the translated sequence MSGLEDIKNETVDLEKIPIEEVFQQLKCTREGLTTQEGEDRIQIFGPNKLEEKKESKILKFLGFMWNPLSWVMEAAAIMAIALANGDGRPPDWPDFVGIICLLVINSTISFIEENNAGNAAAALMAGLAPKTKVLRDGKWSEQEAAILVPGDIVSIKLGDIIPADARLLEGDPLKVDQSALTGESLPVTKHPGQEVFSGSTCKQGEIEAVVIATGVHTFFGKAAHLVDSTNQVGHFQKVLTSIGNFCICSIAIGIVIEIIVMYPIQRRKYRDGIDNLLVLLIGGIPIAMPTVLSVTMAIGSHRLSQQGAITKRMTAIEEMAGMDVLCSDKTGTLTLNKLSVDKNLVEVFCKGVEKDQVLLFAAMASRIENQDAIDAAMVGMLADPKEARAGIREVHFLPFNPVDKRTALTYIDSDGNWHRVSKGAPEQILDLANARPDLRKKVFGCMDKYAERGLRSLAVARQVVPEKTKESLGAPWEFVGLLPLFDPPRHDSAETIRRALNLGVNVKMITGDQLAIGKETGRRLGMGTNMYPSAALLGTDKDSNIASIPVEELIEKADGFAGVFPEHKYEIVKKLQERKHIVGMTGDGVNDAPALKKADIGIAVADATDAARGASDIVLTEPGLSVIISAVLTSRAIFQRMKNYTIYAVSITIRIVFGFMLIALIWEFDFSAFMVLIIAILNDGTIMTISKDRVKPSPTPDSWKLREIFATGIVLGGYQAVMSVIFFWAIHKTDFFSDKFGVRSIRDNNDELMGAVYLQVSIISQALIFVTRSRSWSFVERPGALLMIAFVIAQLVATLIAVYADWTFAKVKGIGWGWAGVIWIYSIVTYFPQDLLKFAIRYILSGKAWTSMFDNRTAFTTKKDYGIGEREAQWAQAQRTLHGLQPKEEVNIFPEKGGYRELSEIAEQAKRRAEIARLRELHTLKGHVESVAKLKGLDIDTAGHHYTM